In Carassius gibelio isolate Cgi1373 ecotype wild population from Czech Republic chromosome B13, carGib1.2-hapl.c, whole genome shotgun sequence, one genomic interval encodes:
- the LOC127970107 gene encoding VIP peptides-like: MESIQTYKTRRGVRLFKETQDRAKELKKAPGHFGRFDWRYFRTPISARITSLEHMCKAMLVRNGSQLLLFITLSSILYDRTLSLPFGSMRDTRHADGLFTSGYSKLLGQLSARRYLESLIGKRVSDDLMEDQAPMKRHSDAIFTDNYSRFRKQMAVKKYLNSVLTGKRSQEDPPSMQEESTGGETTYRESYDDVSVDQLLNHIPLPL, encoded by the exons ATGGAAAGTATTCAGACATATAAAACGAGGCGAGGGGTGAGACTATTCAAAGAGACACAAGACCGCGCAAAGGAACTTAAAAAAGCACCTGGTCACTTTGGGAGGTTTGACTGGAGGTATTTCAGGACCCCGATCAGCGCGCGCATCACATCTCTAGAGCACAT GTGTAAAGCAATGCTCGTGAGGAACGGCTCTCAGCTTTTGCTCTTCATAACTCTCTCCAGTATTTTATATGACCGGACCTTAAGTTTACCCTTCGGCTCCATGAG aGATACAAGACACGCAGACGGGCTCTTCACAAGCGGATACAGTAAACTTCTAGGACAGTTATCTGCCAGACGGTACCTGGAGTCATTGATCGGAAAGCGGGTCAG TGATGATTTGATGGAAGACCAAGCGCCGATGAAGCGTCATTCAGACGCAATATTCACAGACAACTACAGCCGCTTTCGCAAGCAGATGGCAGTGAAGAAATATCTCAACTCCGTTCTCACAGGAAAGAGAAG TCAAGAAGACCCACCCAGCATGCAGGAGGAATCGACTGGAGGGGAGACCACGTATCGGGAGAGCTACGATGACGTCAGCGTAGACCAACTTCTCAATCATATACCATTG CCTCTCTGA